A genomic stretch from Nocardia wallacei includes:
- a CDS encoding hemerythrin domain-containing protein — MPTEQQDVVELLKAQHNQIRQLIDRVRAADGAGKREPFEDLVRLLAVHESAEEEVIHPAARRVYVAEHVVESRLREEEKAKQALAELHELGVEHRDFDAKFDAFATAVIDHAEHEEREEFERLREDASAAERAGLATAVRMAEATAPTRPHPGAGSAAPANILVGPPLAIFDRVRDTVRDWVRKTRG; from the coding sequence ATGCCCACCGAGCAACAGGACGTCGTGGAGCTGCTGAAGGCCCAGCACAACCAGATCAGGCAGTTGATCGACCGGGTGCGCGCGGCCGACGGCGCGGGCAAGCGGGAACCGTTCGAGGACCTCGTGCGGTTGCTCGCGGTACACGAGAGCGCCGAGGAGGAGGTCATCCATCCCGCCGCGCGCCGGGTGTACGTCGCCGAGCACGTCGTGGAAAGCCGGCTGCGCGAAGAGGAGAAGGCCAAGCAGGCCCTGGCCGAACTGCACGAGCTCGGGGTCGAGCACCGCGACTTCGACGCGAAGTTCGACGCCTTCGCCACGGCCGTCATCGACCATGCCGAGCATGAGGAGCGGGAGGAATTCGAGCGGCTGCGCGAGGACGCGTCCGCGGCCGAGCGGGCGGGCCTGGCGACCGCGGTGCGGATGGCCGAGGCGACCGCGCCCACCCGGCCGCATCCGGGCGCGGGCTCCGCCGCGCCCGCCAACATCCTGGTGGGTCCGCCGCTGGCGATCTTCGACCGCGTGCGCGACACCGTGCGCGACTGGGTGCGCAAGACCCGCGGCTGA
- a CDS encoding PfkB family carbohydrate kinase — protein MTRSGPLVVVGDVLLDIDIMGRADRAGPDAALPVVEFVSRRTRPGGAGLAALLAATTTPEVVLVGAFGSDAGAERLRRLLAGRVRVAELLLHGSTVRRQRVRAAGQSVPRPRPSAAVARTRSGSGRAGIDPLPGSARAALRSAGAILVADHGHGVTAQPEIRALLAERARQIPIVWAPHPHGGAPVPGVALATPDRSHAAALVPGRLDSGIRARELVSRWEARAVAVTLGAHGAVFYRHGAREHFPIPVPRQLRVQGSPDAYGAGDMFAVTAATALHTGHGLAYAVRRAVESAAEFVWSGAISGTVPARDLQQHA, from the coding sequence ATGACCCGCTCGGGACCGCTGGTGGTGGTCGGGGACGTCCTGCTCGATATCGACATCATGGGCCGGGCCGACCGCGCCGGCCCCGACGCCGCGCTGCCGGTCGTGGAATTCGTCTCGCGCCGCACCCGCCCCGGCGGCGCAGGTCTCGCCGCCCTGCTGGCCGCCACCACGACCCCCGAGGTGGTGCTGGTGGGCGCGTTCGGCAGCGACGCGGGGGCCGAACGGCTGCGGCGGCTGCTGGCCGGACGCGTGCGCGTCGCCGAGCTACTGCTGCACGGCAGCACGGTGCGCCGGCAGCGAGTGCGTGCGGCGGGGCAGTCCGTACCGCGCCCGCGACCGTCCGCCGCGGTGGCCCGGACTCGATCCGGCAGCGGGCGTGCGGGTATCGATCCGCTGCCCGGCTCGGCCCGGGCCGCCCTGCGCTCGGCGGGGGCGATCCTGGTGGCCGATCACGGGCACGGCGTCACCGCCCAGCCGGAGATTCGCGCGCTGCTGGCCGAGCGCGCCCGGCAGATTCCGATCGTCTGGGCCCCGCACCCGCACGGCGGCGCGCCGGTTCCCGGTGTGGCACTGGCGACGCCGGACCGCTCGCACGCCGCGGCGCTGGTTCCCGGTCGGCTCGATTCCGGCATCCGAGCACGAGAACTGGTGAGCCGCTGGGAAGCTCGCGCCGTCGCGGTGACCCTCGGCGCGCACGGAGCGGTGTTCTACCGGCACGGCGCGCGCGAGCACTTCCCGATTCCGGTGCCCCGGCAACTGCGCGTGCAGGGCAGCCCGGACGCGTACGGCGCGGGTGACATGTTCGCCGTCACGGCCGCGACCGCGCTGCACACCGGCCACGGCCTCGCCTACGCGGTGCGCCGCGCGGTCGAGTCGGCGGCCGAGTTCGTCTGGTCCGGAGCGATCTCCGGCACCGTCCCGGCACGGGATCTACAACAGCACGCGTGA
- a CDS encoding CsbD family protein, with amino-acid sequence MSEHDKGGAQEGIEGVVEGAKGKAKETAGALLGNNELREEGRAQQDRADSQREAAKREAQAEKERTKAEADEQRQRAYQRGDR; translated from the coding sequence ATGTCCGAACACGACAAGGGTGGCGCTCAGGAAGGCATCGAGGGCGTCGTCGAAGGTGCCAAGGGCAAGGCGAAGGAAACCGCCGGCGCTCTGCTCGGCAACAACGAACTGCGCGAGGAGGGCCGGGCCCAGCAGGACCGGGCCGATTCTCAGCGCGAGGCCGCCAAGCGCGAGGCGCAGGCCGAGAAGGAACGCACCAAGGCGGAGGCCGACGAGCAGCGCCAGCGTGCCTACCAGCGGGGTGACCGCTGA
- a CDS encoding ChaB family protein, whose product MPKTDQRGAPKATELPSTLRKSDEHAQRIFAETHDSALREYGSGQRAHRVAYAALKHSYEKVGDHWEAKERRGPSDERAESGGPNASGRTAEGVDANASKRHLLDIAGRLEISGRWQMTKGQLVEAIEKYNRRARSRGRGKRAPQ is encoded by the coding sequence ATGCCGAAAACCGATCAGCGAGGCGCGCCCAAGGCCACCGAGTTGCCCAGCACTCTGCGCAAATCCGACGAGCACGCACAGCGGATCTTCGCCGAGACGCATGATTCGGCGCTGCGCGAATACGGCAGCGGACAACGCGCACACCGGGTGGCCTACGCCGCCCTGAAGCATTCCTACGAGAAGGTCGGCGACCACTGGGAGGCCAAGGAACGCCGTGGCCCGTCCGATGAGCGGGCCGAGAGCGGCGGGCCGAACGCCTCCGGCCGCACGGCCGAGGGCGTGGACGCCAATGCCTCCAAGCGGCACCTGCTCGACATCGCCGGGCGGCTGGAGATCTCCGGCCGCTGGCAGATGACCAAGGGGCAGCTGGTGGAGGCCATCGAGAAGTACAACCGCCGGGCGCGGTCCCGCGGTCGCGGGAAGCGAGCCCCGCAGTGA
- a CDS encoding FAD-dependent oxidoreductase, translating into MTSIWLHKTRPPAHPPLTPGRRFDVLVIGGGLTGLTTALLLAEQGVATAVLEARRLGAVTTGNTTGKVSLLQGTRASSIGRKYGIALLHEYLTANREAQQWLLRYCEDHGIAVQREPAYTYVQTPDGTDLIRAELDLTRKAGLPTTFTADLDVPFPNHGAVRLDNQAQLDAVEVIDALAADLDARGVPIFEDTRVQGRGPDSGSDHVLHTDHGDVAAGTVVLATGTPILDRGGFFARVTAQRSYAAAFRVTEPIPSGMYLSADDPTRSIRYAPTPEGTLLLVGGSGHTVGRTRSARAHADDVVDWTRSWFPSAEPLYRWSAQDYRAGAQLPYAGPILPGNHRVLVATGYAKWGLTNAVAAAHVLTAEVVGKRPAWAHAFTTWSPRELAALPALLRDNGAVGVQLSAGWATALVSRKEQQGPPPEGTGRVERRGLTPTAVSTVDGRTCSISAVCPHLGGILAWNDAERTWDCPLHGSRFAADGSLLEGPATHPATGAGD; encoded by the coding sequence ATGACTTCGATCTGGCTGCACAAGACCCGTCCCCCGGCTCATCCACCCCTCACGCCCGGCCGCCGCTTCGACGTCCTGGTGATCGGCGGCGGGCTGACCGGCCTGACCACCGCGCTGCTGCTGGCCGAGCAGGGCGTGGCGACCGCGGTGCTGGAGGCCCGCCGGCTCGGCGCGGTGACCACCGGGAACACCACCGGCAAGGTCAGCCTGCTGCAGGGCACGCGCGCGAGTTCGATCGGCCGCAAGTACGGCATCGCCCTGCTGCACGAGTACCTGACGGCCAATCGCGAGGCGCAGCAGTGGTTGCTGCGCTACTGCGAGGACCACGGCATCGCCGTGCAACGCGAGCCCGCGTACACCTACGTCCAGACCCCCGACGGCACCGACCTGATCCGCGCCGAACTCGACCTGACCCGCAAGGCCGGGCTGCCGACGACGTTCACCGCCGACCTGGACGTGCCGTTCCCGAACCACGGCGCGGTGCGGCTGGACAACCAGGCGCAACTCGACGCCGTCGAGGTGATCGACGCGCTGGCGGCCGACCTCGACGCGCGCGGCGTGCCGATCTTCGAGGACACCCGGGTGCAGGGCCGGGGCCCGGATTCGGGCAGTGACCACGTCCTGCACACCGACCACGGCGACGTCGCCGCCGGCACCGTCGTACTGGCCACCGGCACACCGATTCTCGACCGCGGCGGATTCTTCGCCCGGGTCACCGCGCAGCGTTCCTACGCCGCCGCGTTCCGGGTCACCGAGCCGATACCGAGCGGCATGTACCTCAGCGCCGACGATCCGACGCGCTCGATCCGGTACGCACCGACACCGGAGGGCACCCTGCTGCTCGTCGGCGGCAGCGGGCACACCGTCGGCCGCACCCGCTCGGCCCGTGCGCACGCCGACGACGTGGTGGACTGGACCCGCAGCTGGTTTCCCTCCGCCGAACCGCTGTACCGGTGGTCGGCCCAGGACTACCGCGCGGGCGCCCAGCTGCCCTACGCCGGTCCCATCCTGCCCGGCAACCATCGCGTCCTGGTCGCCACCGGCTACGCCAAGTGGGGGCTGACCAACGCCGTCGCGGCCGCGCACGTGCTCACCGCCGAGGTGGTCGGCAAACGCCCGGCGTGGGCGCACGCGTTCACCACCTGGAGCCCGCGCGAGCTGGCCGCGCTGCCCGCCCTGCTACGCGACAACGGCGCTGTGGGAGTACAACTTTCGGCCGGTTGGGCCACCGCGCTGGTGTCGCGGAAGGAGCAGCAGGGGCCGCCACCGGAAGGTACCGGGCGCGTCGAACGCCGCGGGCTCACCCCCACCGCCGTCAGCACGGTCGACGGCCGGACGTGCAGCATCTCGGCGGTCTGCCCGCATCTGGGCGGCATCCTCGCCTGGAACGACGCCGAACGCACCTGGGACTGCCCGCTGCACGGCTCGCGCTTCGCCGCCGACGGGTCGCTGCTCGAGGGCCCGGCCACGCACCCGGCGACCGGCGCCGGCGATTAG
- a CDS encoding BON domain-containing protein, protein MTIEQLLRTLTRVVNTLLAAEIPFAVAGGCAVYARGGPPSDHDVDIFVKPADVGRACRALTDAGLRTVDPAEDWLTKAYDGDTLVDLIFRPNYRPVNDALLGRTTWMRIGPTAAPVVSGTDLMIDKLMVLDPHRLDLTGLLRIARGLREQVDWPRVREETEMSPYARAFLGLLDDLGVSNKGDMMTDPDSDMLPQYLVANLRRAFAEDPRTAELGVQVTIRGDVVVLSGDVASAQCREHLQEVVREHVPKLRVHNDVRVTSHAAPTGREQLD, encoded by the coding sequence ATGACGATCGAGCAGCTGTTGCGGACCCTCACCCGGGTCGTCAACACACTGCTCGCCGCCGAGATCCCGTTCGCGGTCGCGGGCGGGTGCGCGGTGTACGCCCGCGGCGGGCCGCCGTCGGACCACGACGTCGACATCTTCGTCAAGCCCGCCGATGTCGGCCGCGCCTGCCGGGCACTGACCGACGCGGGACTGCGTACGGTCGATCCGGCCGAGGACTGGCTGACCAAGGCATACGATGGAGACACCCTGGTGGACTTGATCTTCCGGCCCAACTACCGCCCCGTCAACGACGCGCTGCTCGGCCGGACGACCTGGATGCGGATCGGTCCCACCGCGGCGCCCGTGGTCAGCGGCACCGATCTGATGATCGACAAGCTCATGGTGCTCGATCCGCACCGACTGGATCTCACCGGGCTGCTGCGCATCGCCCGCGGGCTGCGCGAGCAGGTGGACTGGCCGCGGGTGCGGGAGGAGACCGAGATGTCGCCGTACGCGCGGGCATTCCTCGGCCTGCTGGACGACCTGGGGGTCAGCAACAAAGGAGACATGATGACCGATCCGGACAGCGACATGCTGCCGCAGTACCTGGTGGCCAACCTGCGCCGCGCCTTCGCCGAGGATCCGCGCACCGCGGAACTCGGTGTGCAGGTGACGATTCGAGGCGACGTGGTGGTCCTCAGCGGTGACGTCGCCAGCGCGCAGTGCCGCGAGCACCTGCAGGAGGTCGTCCGCGAGCATGTCCCAAAACTGCGCGTGCACAACGATGTTCGCGTCACCAGTCACGCGGCGCCGACCGGCCGCGAGCAGCTGGACTGA
- a CDS encoding metallophosphoesterase family protein — MRIAAVGDVHLGTDSAGLLRPALEELPRCADVLLLAGDLTRHGTLDEARVVAEEFQDVGVPVIAVLGNHDHHSDFQREIATLLTEHGISVLEGTAATVTIGGRTLGVAGTKGFGGGFAGKCASVFGERIMREFASHTVDLADSLRVALRQLDTDVTVALTHYSPVSDTLHGEPREIYPFLGSYLLGEAIDEGGVDLALHGHAHAGCESGTTPGGVRVRNVAQPVIRAAFAVYELTVPGEETPAPELATEAAGARS; from the coding sequence ATGCGCATAGCCGCGGTAGGCGACGTCCATCTCGGCACGGACTCGGCCGGGCTGCTCCGCCCGGCCCTCGAGGAGCTGCCCCGCTGCGCCGACGTGCTGCTGCTCGCCGGTGACCTCACCCGGCACGGCACCCTCGACGAGGCCCGGGTCGTCGCCGAGGAATTCCAGGACGTGGGCGTACCGGTGATCGCCGTGCTCGGCAACCACGACCATCACAGCGACTTTCAGCGGGAGATCGCCACGCTGCTCACCGAGCACGGCATCAGCGTGCTCGAGGGCACCGCCGCCACTGTCACCATCGGCGGACGCACCCTCGGGGTGGCGGGCACCAAGGGCTTCGGCGGTGGCTTCGCGGGCAAATGCGCCAGCGTCTTCGGTGAACGGATCATGCGCGAATTCGCCTCGCACACGGTCGATCTCGCCGATTCACTGCGGGTAGCGCTGCGTCAGCTGGACACGGACGTGACGGTGGCGCTCACGCACTACTCCCCCGTCAGCGACACGCTGCACGGGGAGCCGCGGGAGATCTACCCCTTCCTCGGCTCGTACCTGCTCGGCGAGGCGATCGACGAGGGCGGGGTGGATCTGGCGCTGCACGGCCACGCGCACGCCGGGTGCGAGAGCGGTACGACACCGGGCGGCGTCCGGGTGCGCAATGTCGCGCAACCGGTCATCCGCGCCGCCTTCGCCGTCTACGAGCTGACCGTGCCGGGCGAGGAGACTCCCGCACCGGAGTTGGCGACCGAGGCCGCGGGGGCCCGATCCTGA
- a CDS encoding CBS domain-containing protein: protein MTTARDLMTPDVQCVRSSDTVTEAARMMADLDVGALPIRGEDGRLKGMLTDRDIVVKVIARRKDPLGVDAGELAEGAPVVVHADDDVSAVCTVMAERQVRRVPVLDGDRLVGIVAQADVARALGNPEAGKVVAAVSEE from the coding sequence ATGACCACCGCACGCGACCTCATGACCCCGGACGTGCAGTGCGTCCGGTCCAGCGACACCGTGACCGAGGCGGCCCGCATGATGGCCGACCTGGATGTCGGCGCGCTGCCGATCCGCGGCGAGGACGGCCGACTGAAGGGCATGCTGACCGACCGCGACATCGTGGTGAAGGTGATCGCTCGCCGTAAGGATCCGCTCGGCGTGGACGCCGGTGAACTCGCGGAGGGAGCTCCGGTCGTGGTCCACGCCGACGACGACGTGTCGGCGGTCTGCACGGTGATGGCCGAACGCCAGGTGCGCCGCGTGCCGGTGCTCGACGGCGATCGCCTGGTCGGCATCGTCGCACAGGCTGACGTGGCCCGCGCACTGGGCAATCCGGAGGCCGGGAAGGTCGTCGCGGCCGTCTCCGAGGAGTAG
- a CDS encoding glycosyltransferase, translating into MSAPTDPPVAPLNVLVWHVLGPWTTSFVQGPHRYLLPTDPALGEWALGRRGRPWPDRVIEVAPADLADAEVDVVVLQRPGEFDLAREWLGRAPGTEIPAVYVEHNTPGEHAALSRHPLADRTDIPLVHITHFNRLMWDNGRCPTEVIPHGVPDPGHLYTGELARVATIVNEPVRRRRIAGTDLLGPLSDAAPVDVFGVGTADAAAAVDRPPGRVCGMGELEQPALHRELGRHRVYAHTPRWTSLGVSVIEAMYLGMPIVAVGTTETATAIPADAGVVSTDPDILAQAIRQFLAEPVFAEITGKSARQWAQANFGIDEFVRRWDRLLSGLAGDRTTLAQEGQR; encoded by the coding sequence ATGAGCGCTCCCACCGATCCCCCCGTAGCGCCGCTCAACGTGCTGGTCTGGCACGTTCTCGGACCCTGGACGACTTCCTTCGTCCAGGGTCCGCACCGCTATCTGCTGCCGACGGACCCGGCCCTGGGTGAATGGGCGCTGGGCCGACGCGGGCGACCGTGGCCGGATCGGGTGATCGAAGTGGCGCCGGCCGATCTGGCCGATGCCGAGGTGGATGTGGTCGTGCTCCAGCGGCCGGGCGAGTTCGATCTGGCCCGGGAATGGCTCGGGCGAGCGCCGGGCACCGAGATCCCCGCGGTCTACGTCGAGCACAACACACCCGGTGAGCACGCCGCGCTCTCCCGGCACCCGCTCGCCGACCGCACCGACATCCCGCTGGTGCACATCACCCATTTCAATCGGCTGATGTGGGACAACGGCCGCTGCCCGACCGAGGTGATCCCGCACGGCGTGCCCGACCCCGGGCACCTGTACACCGGGGAGCTGGCGCGGGTGGCGACGATCGTGAACGAGCCGGTGCGCCGCCGGCGCATCGCCGGAACCGATCTGCTCGGCCCGCTCTCCGACGCCGCGCCGGTCGACGTGTTCGGTGTCGGCACCGCCGACGCGGCCGCGGCCGTGGACCGCCCGCCCGGCCGGGTGTGCGGCATGGGCGAGCTGGAACAGCCTGCGCTGCACCGGGAATTGGGGCGGCATCGCGTGTACGCGCACACCCCGCGCTGGACGTCGCTGGGCGTGTCGGTGATCGAGGCGATGTATCTGGGGATGCCGATCGTGGCCGTCGGCACCACCGAGACCGCCACGGCCATTCCCGCGGACGCCGGTGTGGTGTCCACCGATCCCGACATCCTCGCCCAGGCGATCCGCCAGTTCCTCGCCGAACCGGTCTTCGCCGAGATCACGGGAAAGTCCGCGCGGCAGTGGGCGCAGGCCAATTTCGGGATCGATGAATTCGTCCGCCGCTGGGATCGACTGCTGTCCGGCCTGGCCGGCGACCGCACCACCCTCGCACAGGAAGGACAGCGCTGA
- a CDS encoding DUF4142 domain-containing protein: MPTLRRALIAGVSVLAAGFGAAGAAHAEAALSQPDRDFLIAAHQSHLTEIAAGGRATALSSCPSVRELAPALVADHMRLDQMVTATAARNGVALPALPNSAQTQSLADTAPRTGRDFDIAWLRMQEQGHLAALRNGQQELAAGRAPDVRGVAEQATPLVEEHLTEVRAALAKC; the protein is encoded by the coding sequence ATGCCAACGCTGCGACGAGCCCTGATCGCGGGAGTGTCGGTGCTGGCCGCGGGCTTCGGCGCCGCGGGAGCGGCGCACGCGGAAGCCGCGCTGTCGCAACCCGACCGAGACTTCCTGATCGCGGCGCATCAGAGTCATCTGACCGAGATCGCCGCCGGCGGGCGCGCCACCGCGCTGTCGTCGTGCCCCTCGGTGCGGGAGCTGGCACCCGCGCTGGTGGCCGACCATATGCGGCTCGACCAGATGGTGACCGCGACGGCCGCGCGCAACGGTGTGGCGCTACCGGCGCTGCCGAATTCCGCTCAGACGCAATCGCTCGCGGACACCGCGCCGCGGACCGGCCGCGATTTCGACATCGCGTGGTTGCGGATGCAGGAGCAGGGCCATCTCGCCGCCCTGCGGAACGGGCAGCAGGAGCTGGCGGCGGGCCGGGCGCCGGACGTGCGCGGTGTGGCGGAGCAGGCCACGCCCCTCGTGGAAGAGCACCTGACCGAAGTGCGGGCGGCGCTCGCGAAGTGCTGA
- a CDS encoding helix-turn-helix domain-containing protein has product MIGQPVRIGHAESLVAERGPTALRIAVGGQLRRLREDANITREAAGEHIRGSHAKISRLELGRTGFKERDIRDLLSLYGVDDPEQREMFLELVRNANQRGWWHRYSDLLPPWFETYLGLEHAAKSIRTFEGQLVPGLLQTEEYMRAVVALGHENSETARRVELRKRRQQILDRRGGPTLWAVLDEAVLHRPIGGSEVLRAQIEHLIEMSNRPNVTIQILPYAAGGHAAAGSSFTMLRFAEPELPDIIYMEQLTSALYLDREQDLERYRQVMDRLSVQAEAPARSRVVMQEAAASL; this is encoded by the coding sequence ATGATCGGTCAACCCGTCCGGATCGGCCACGCGGAATCGCTTGTCGCCGAGCGTGGTCCGACCGCGCTGCGGATCGCGGTCGGCGGGCAGCTCCGTCGGCTCCGCGAGGACGCCAACATCACCCGGGAGGCCGCGGGTGAGCACATTCGCGGCTCGCATGCCAAGATCAGCCGCCTGGAACTCGGGCGAACCGGATTCAAGGAACGCGATATCCGCGATCTGTTGTCGCTGTACGGCGTCGACGATCCCGAACAACGGGAAATGTTTCTCGAGCTGGTGCGCAATGCGAACCAGCGGGGCTGGTGGCATCGCTACAGCGACCTGCTGCCGCCCTGGTTCGAGACCTACCTGGGCCTCGAACACGCGGCCAAGTCGATCAGAACCTTCGAGGGCCAACTGGTTCCGGGTCTGTTGCAGACCGAGGAGTACATGCGCGCGGTGGTCGCGCTCGGCCACGAGAACTCCGAGACGGCCAGGCGCGTGGAGTTGCGCAAGCGTCGCCAGCAGATCCTCGACCGGCGCGGCGGGCCCACCCTGTGGGCGGTTCTGGACGAAGCCGTCCTGCACCGGCCCATCGGCGGTAGCGAGGTGCTGCGGGCGCAGATCGAGCACCTGATCGAGATGTCGAACCGCCCGAACGTGACGATCCAGATCCTGCCGTATGCCGCCGGAGGTCATGCGGCGGCGGGCAGTTCGTTCACCATGCTGCGGTTCGCCGAGCCGGAACTGCCCGACATCATCTATATGGAACAGCTGACCAGCGCGTTGTATCTGGACCGGGAGCAGGACCTGGAACGGTACCGCCAGGTCATGGACCGGCTGAGCGTGCAGGCCGAGGCGCCGGCCCGATCACGCGTCGTGATGCAGGAAGCGGCCGCCTCGCTGTAG
- a CDS encoding DUF397 domain-containing protein, whose protein sequence is MTDTTAMGVGRPSDLSWRKSTFSNPSGNCVEVADLANGLVAVRNSRDPEGAVLVYTRPEIDAFLRGAKSGEFDDLAS, encoded by the coding sequence ATGACCGATACGACGGCGATGGGCGTTGGTCGCCCCTCCGATCTGAGTTGGCGTAAGAGCACGTTCAGCAACCCGAGCGGAAACTGCGTCGAGGTGGCGGATCTAGCGAACGGTTTGGTCGCCGTTCGCAATTCGCGCGATCCCGAAGGCGCAGTTCTGGTCTACACACGTCCGGAAATCGACGCATTCCTGCGCGGCGCGAAGAGCGGGGAATTCGACGACCTGGCGAGCTGA
- a CDS encoding class I SAM-dependent methyltransferase, whose amino-acid sequence MRTEGDTWDIKTGVGSTALFVAAARALAGDEPGALAEDPFAEDFLRAAGAEWSALLDGDVPGHPLTETEFGKDFQEFQAARTKYFDDYARTAAADGIRQVVIVAAGLDARAYRLPWPDGTVVYELDRPQVLDFKRAVLAGNGDEPRATRREIAVDLRDDWPRALRDNGFDPSAPTAWLVEGLLVYLPADATEQLFDTIHSLSAPGSRVAVEQMDLLSESAAAAFTEHADETEHGRNEWIRLIYNEPRSEATGWFGARGWTAERVDVPDYLRANGRPAPGRQADGLVSTLVSLVTAVRS is encoded by the coding sequence ATGCGTACCGAGGGAGATACGTGGGATATCAAGACCGGTGTGGGGTCGACGGCGCTGTTCGTGGCCGCCGCGCGCGCCCTGGCGGGTGACGAGCCGGGAGCCTTGGCGGAAGATCCGTTCGCCGAGGACTTCCTGCGTGCGGCGGGTGCCGAATGGTCGGCGCTGCTCGACGGCGATGTGCCCGGACACCCGCTCACCGAGACCGAATTCGGCAAGGATTTCCAGGAATTCCAGGCCGCCCGCACCAAATATTTCGACGACTACGCCCGTACGGCCGCGGCGGACGGGATCCGGCAGGTGGTGATCGTGGCCGCGGGCCTGGACGCCCGCGCCTACCGGCTGCCCTGGCCCGACGGCACCGTGGTCTACGAGCTGGATCGGCCGCAGGTGCTGGACTTCAAGCGCGCGGTGCTCGCGGGCAACGGTGACGAACCGCGTGCCACGCGCCGCGAGATCGCGGTGGACCTGCGCGACGACTGGCCACGAGCGCTGCGCGACAACGGGTTCGACCCCTCGGCGCCCACGGCCTGGCTGGTCGAGGGCCTGCTCGTCTATCTGCCCGCCGACGCGACCGAGCAGCTGTTCGACACCATCCATTCACTCAGCGCGCCCGGCAGCCGCGTCGCCGTCGAGCAGATGGATCTGCTGTCGGAGTCGGCCGCCGCCGCGTTCACCGAGCACGCCGACGAGACCGAGCACGGCCGCAACGAGTGGATTCGCCTGATCTACAACGAACCCCGCAGCGAGGCGACCGGTTGGTTCGGTGCGCGCGGTTGGACCGCCGAACGCGTCGACGTCCCGGATTACCTGCGCGCCAACGGGCGTCCGGCCCCGGGCCGGCAGGCGGACGGACTGGTCTCGACACTGGTCAGCCTGGTCACCGCCGTACGGTCCTGA
- a CDS encoding DUF418 domain-containing protein yields the protein MPHQRIHDVDALRGFALLGIFLVNITFMASAYPGNLVTDPAYSGALDEAVRMGLEALVSMKFYLLFSFLFGYSFTLQLAAAERAEAAFVPRMLRRIAGLFVFGVLHTVFLYGGDILTTYVVACLILLWLRDIRDRTALRTSGWIYAVVLVSTVAAGLFVDTASFFPAADQARAEAADQTAAMLGGWGDIVGQHLSGLGLLVAQALSLQGPTALAMFLLGMVAGRRGLLARVRGDEPVLRRTQWIGFPLGLAGGLAYAWGGGPSDTLAAAAGIASAPLLSAAYVATLLRLLHHPRTAWLRGALAPAGRIALTNYLAQSAIGLLLFTGIGVGAAGSVSPAGLVAVALTVFCAQLALSALWLRRFRYGPAEWLLRRITVAHPSPATTPPRRTPETPAKPSR from the coding sequence ATGCCTCACCAGCGCATTCACGATGTCGACGCGCTGCGCGGATTCGCGCTGCTCGGCATCTTTCTCGTCAACATCACGTTCATGGCCTCGGCCTATCCCGGCAATCTCGTCACCGATCCGGCGTACTCCGGCGCGCTGGACGAGGCCGTGCGGATGGGACTCGAAGCACTGGTGAGCATGAAGTTCTACCTGCTGTTCTCGTTCCTGTTCGGTTACAGCTTCACCCTGCAGCTGGCCGCCGCCGAACGGGCCGAGGCGGCGTTCGTGCCGCGCATGCTGCGCCGCATCGCGGGATTGTTCGTATTCGGCGTGCTGCACACCGTGTTCCTCTACGGCGGCGACATCCTGACCACCTACGTCGTGGCCTGTCTGATCCTGTTGTGGCTTCGGGATATTCGCGACCGCACGGCGCTGCGGACATCGGGCTGGATCTACGCCGTCGTGCTGGTGTCCACCGTCGCCGCGGGACTGTTCGTCGATACGGCGTCGTTCTTCCCGGCCGCCGACCAGGCCCGGGCCGAGGCCGCCGACCAGACCGCGGCGATGCTGGGTGGCTGGGGCGATATCGTCGGTCAGCACCTGTCCGGCCTGGGACTGCTGGTGGCGCAGGCACTCTCGCTGCAGGGCCCGACCGCGCTGGCGATGTTCCTGCTCGGCATGGTCGCCGGGCGGCGCGGACTGCTGGCCCGCGTCCGCGGTGACGAGCCGGTGCTGCGCCGGACGCAGTGGATCGGTTTTCCGCTCGGCCTGGCCGGTGGGCTGGCCTACGCCTGGGGCGGCGGTCCGTCCGATACCCTCGCGGCAGCGGCGGGCATCGCCAGCGCGCCCCTGCTGTCCGCGGCCTACGTGGCGACCCTGCTGCGGCTGCTGCACCACCCCCGAACCGCCTGGCTGCGCGGTGCACTGGCACCGGCGGGCCGCATCGCCCTGACCAACTACCTGGCCCAATCCGCCATCGGCCTGCTGCTGTTCACCGGAATAGGCGTGGGCGCAGCGGGTTCGGTCTCCCCAGCCGGCCTGGTCGCGGTCGCACTCACGGTCTTCTGCGCCCAACTGGCCCTGAGCGCCCTATGGCTCCGCCGTTTCCGCTACGGCCCCGCCGAGTGGCTCCTCCGCCGTATCACCGTCGCCCACCCCTCGCCCGCCACGACACCACCCCGACGCACGCCTGAGACGCCCGCCAAACCATCCCGGTAG